One part of the Acetoanaerobium sticklandii genome encodes these proteins:
- a CDS encoding HRDC domain-containing protein — protein sequence MINLFNRMDKVEFLRKSNEASDYIEKLKLLENKASGDIKSKIEKEIKICTWGMLGEKNIAFELRNSGIPMYVLHDVNIEIEDLTAQIDYIVVTRKLNFIIECKNLIGDIEIDNNGNFLRKYTFKGKQIKEGIYSPITQNQRHLEVLKKVKKSSNNSNIISRMAIDKFFDQYHKSIVVLSNPKTILNAKYAKKDVKDKVIRADQLNAYIKNKMSESKEASSNDKELLERAERFLKLHNQSKSSFEKRYQEFASAVGVDYAQNFGIDNITKDTSINKSANSAYLSNSGYNNFFDNAVEENLNDIEPKQELENKTIDIDKLRAELKEMRLKTSRKENIKPYFIFNDKQMDDLIDKYPKSKEALVKVSGFGEKKAEKYGEEILSILAKFDCN from the coding sequence ATGATTAATCTGTTTAATAGAATGGACAAGGTGGAGTTTCTAAGGAAAAGCAATGAAGCGAGTGACTATATAGAAAAATTGAAACTATTAGAAAACAAAGCTTCTGGAGATATAAAATCCAAAATTGAAAAAGAAATAAAAATTTGCACATGGGGAATGCTCGGAGAAAAAAATATAGCATTTGAATTAAGAAATAGTGGGATACCGATGTATGTGCTTCATGATGTAAATATTGAAATTGAAGATTTGACTGCACAAATAGATTATATAGTTGTAACAAGAAAGCTTAATTTTATTATTGAGTGCAAAAACTTAATTGGGGATATAGAAATAGACAATAATGGTAATTTTCTTAGAAAATATACCTTCAAAGGGAAACAAATTAAAGAAGGTATTTATTCTCCTATAACTCAAAATCAAAGACATTTAGAAGTACTAAAGAAAGTAAAAAAAAGCTCTAATAATTCTAATATAATATCTAGAATGGCTATTGATAAGTTTTTTGATCAGTATCATAAGTCAATCGTGGTTTTATCAAATCCAAAAACTATATTAAATGCTAAATATGCTAAAAAGGATGTCAAAGACAAAGTAATAAGAGCTGACCAGCTAAATGCTTATATTAAGAACAAAATGAGTGAATCTAAAGAGGCTTCTTCTAATGACAAAGAACTTTTAGAAAGAGCAGAACGTTTTTTAAAACTTCATAATCAGAGTAAATCTTCTTTTGAAAAGCGCTATCAGGAATTTGCTAGTGCAGTTGGAGTGGATTATGCACAAAATTTTGGGATTGATAACATAACTAAAGATACTAGTATTAATAAATCAGCAAATTCAGCCTACCTTAGTAACAGTGGATATAATAACTTTTTTGATAATGCTGTTGAAGAAAATTTAAATGATATAGAGCCAAAACAAGAATTAGAAAATAAAACTATAGATATCGATAAATTACGGGCGGAACTTAAAGAGATGAGATTAAAAACTAGCAGAAAAGAAAATATAAAACCCTATTTTATTTTTAATGATAAACAAATGGATGACTTAATTGATAAATATCCTAAAAGCAAAGAGGCTTTGGTAAAAGTTTCTGGATTTGGAGAGAAAAAAGCTGAAAAATATGGAGAAGAGATTTTGAGTATCTTAGCTAAATTTGATTGTAATTAA
- a CDS encoding ABC-F family ATP-binding cassette domain-containing protein, whose translation MSILNVKNLSHGFGDRAIFDNVSFRLLKGEHIGLIGANGEGKSSFMKIITHQIEPDAGVIEWSKRVRVGYLDQHTVLEKGMTIRDALKGAFKYLYDLEEEMNQIYGKMGDVDENELNIMLEDVGNIQDILDHNDFYIIDSKVEEIARGLGIADIGLDKQVNDLSGGQRTKILLAKLLLEKPDILLLDEPTNYLDEQHIEWLKRYLQEYENAFILISHDMAFLNSVINLIYHMENQKLDRYVGSYDDFMKVYEAKKSQLESAYKKQQQEIEDLKDFVQRNKARVATRNMAMSRQKKLDKMDVIELAKDRPKPEFNFKMSRASGKLIFETKDLVIGYDEPLSKPLNLRMERGQKIALMGANGLGKTTLLRSILGEIPPVSGSVEMGDYLYIGYFEQEMKEANYNTCIEEVWGEFPSMDQRDIRAALAKCGLTTKHIESKIVVLSGGEQAKVRLCKLINNETNLLVLDEPTNHLDVDAKDELKRALKAYKGSILLICHEPEFYQDIVSDVWNCETWTTKIV comes from the coding sequence ATGAGTATTTTAAATGTAAAAAATTTGAGTCATGGATTTGGAGACAGAGCTATATTTGACAATGTGTCATTTAGGTTATTAAAAGGAGAGCATATAGGATTAATCGGTGCCAATGGAGAGGGAAAATCCAGCTTCATGAAGATAATCACTCACCAGATTGAGCCAGATGCTGGAGTCATAGAGTGGTCAAAACGTGTGAGGGTAGGTTATCTAGACCAGCATACAGTTCTTGAAAAAGGTATGACTATAAGAGATGCATTAAAAGGAGCGTTCAAATATTTATATGACCTAGAGGAAGAGATGAACCAAATCTATGGGAAAATGGGAGATGTCGATGAAAACGAGCTAAATATAATGCTTGAAGATGTAGGAAACATACAGGACATTTTGGACCATAACGATTTTTACATTATAGACTCAAAGGTTGAAGAAATAGCAAGAGGACTAGGAATAGCTGATATAGGACTAGATAAGCAAGTAAACGACCTAAGTGGTGGTCAAAGAACAAAAATTCTGCTTGCAAAATTGCTGCTAGAAAAACCTGATATTCTCCTTCTAGATGAGCCTACGAACTACTTAGATGAACAGCATATAGAATGGCTTAAGCGTTATCTTCAGGAATACGAAAATGCTTTTATTTTGATATCGCATGATATGGCGTTTTTAAATAGTGTAATCAACTTAATTTACCATATGGAGAACCAAAAGCTAGATAGATATGTGGGTAGCTATGATGACTTTATGAAAGTATATGAAGCCAAAAAATCCCAGCTAGAATCTGCTTACAAAAAACAACAGCAAGAGATAGAGGACTTGAAGGATTTTGTTCAGAGGAATAAAGCTAGAGTTGCAACTAGAAATATGGCTATGTCTAGACAGAAGAAGCTAGACAAAATGGATGTAATAGAGCTAGCAAAAGATAGACCTAAGCCAGAGTTTAACTTCAAAATGTCTAGAGCATCAGGAAAGCTTATATTTGAAACAAAAGACCTTGTGATAGGATATGATGAGCCACTTTCAAAGCCACTGAACTTGCGTATGGAAAGAGGTCAAAAAATAGCTCTTATGGGAGCTAATGGTCTTGGAAAGACTACTCTTCTAAGAAGTATACTAGGTGAGATTCCGCCTGTTTCTGGCTCAGTTGAGATGGGGGACTATTTGTATATAGGATATTTCGAGCAAGAGATGAAGGAAGCAAACTATAATACTTGTATAGAAGAAGTATGGGGAGAATTCCCTTCGATGGATCAAAGAGACATAAGAGCAGCTCTTGCAAAATGTGGGCTTACTACCAAGCACATAGAAAGTAAGATAGTGGTGCTAAGTGGTGGAGAGCAAGCGAAAGTAAGACTTTGTAAACTAATCAACAACGAAACTAATCTACTAGTTCTAGATGAGCCGACAAATCATCTTGATGTAGATGCAAAGGATGAGCTTAAAAGAGCACTAAAGGCGTACAAAGGAAGCATACTTTTAATTTGTCATGAGCCTGAGTTCTATCAAGATATAGTATCTGATGTATGGAACTGTGAGACATGGACTACAAAAATTGTATAG
- a CDS encoding M3 family oligoendopeptidase → MGFKDYAYERPDMTKIEADFNILLDKFVKADSFEEQDSVMEKINEIRRDFETAASLVQVRHTLDTTDEYYEKQNDYIDEISPIYEGLISKYYEALVNSKFKAELEKKWGSYIFDIAQTKLKTFSPEIIEDMQKENKLASQYTKLRASAKIMFQGEERNLSQMTPFMESSDREVRKSANEAYCKFFLDNEAEFDRIYDGLVKVRHEIATKLGYKNFVELGYARLTRTDYDADMVKGYRKQVKDHLVSVAQKLRERQRERLGLEKLLYFDEPLEFLTGNATPKGNPQWIIDKGAKMYQELSADTDEFFNYMRDNDLLDLVAKKGKDGGGYCTFFPKYKSPFIFSNFNGTSGDVDVLTHEAGHAFQVFKSRDFKLPEYVWPTLEACEIHSMSMEFFAWPWMELFFEKDVDKYKFSHLASALLFIPYGVTVDEFQHWIYENPEATADERKAKWREIEKNYLPWRDYAGNELLEKGGYWFRQGHIFSNPFYYIDYTLAQVCALQFWIKQNENKEKAWSEYVRLCETGGSESFLKLVEVANLKNPFVDGTIASVIPQINDYLDKVDDKKL, encoded by the coding sequence ATGGGATTTAAAGATTATGCTTATGAAAGACCTGATATGACAAAAATTGAAGCTGATTTTAACATTCTTTTGGACAAGTTTGTAAAGGCTGACAGCTTTGAAGAGCAAGACAGCGTTATGGAGAAAATAAATGAGATAAGAAGAGATTTTGAAACGGCAGCGAGTTTAGTTCAGGTAAGACATACGTTAGACACTACAGATGAGTACTATGAAAAACAAAATGATTATATAGACGAAATTAGCCCGATATATGAAGGACTGATTAGTAAATACTATGAAGCTTTAGTGAATTCGAAATTTAAAGCTGAGCTAGAAAAAAAATGGGGTTCATATATATTTGATATAGCTCAGACGAAATTAAAAACTTTTTCACCTGAGATAATCGAGGATATGCAAAAAGAAAATAAGCTAGCAAGTCAGTATACAAAGCTTAGAGCCTCTGCTAAGATAATGTTTCAAGGTGAAGAAAGAAACCTATCTCAGATGACACCTTTTATGGAATCCTCTGATAGAGAGGTTAGAAAGTCAGCAAATGAAGCTTACTGCAAATTTTTCTTAGACAACGAAGCAGAATTTGATAGAATATATGATGGGCTTGTTAAAGTACGTCATGAGATTGCTACAAAATTAGGTTACAAAAATTTTGTGGAATTAGGCTATGCAAGGCTAACTAGAACAGACTACGATGCCGATATGGTAAAAGGCTATAGAAAACAAGTGAAAGACCATCTAGTGTCAGTAGCTCAAAAGCTAAGAGAGCGTCAAAGAGAAAGACTAGGCTTAGAAAAATTATTGTACTTTGATGAGCCTCTTGAGTTCTTGACTGGAAACGCTACGCCTAAAGGAAATCCTCAGTGGATTATAGACAAGGGAGCAAAAATGTATCAGGAATTATCAGCTGATACTGATGAGTTCTTTAACTATATGAGAGACAATGATTTACTTGATTTAGTTGCTAAAAAAGGCAAAGATGGCGGTGGATACTGCACATTCTTCCCTAAATATAAATCGCCATTTATATTTTCGAATTTCAATGGAACTTCTGGGGATGTAGATGTACTAACTCATGAAGCAGGACATGCTTTTCAGGTATTTAAAAGCAGAGATTTCAAGCTGCCAGAATACGTGTGGCCTACATTAGAAGCTTGCGAGATTCACTCTATGAGTATGGAGTTTTTTGCATGGCCATGGATGGAGCTGTTCTTTGAGAAGGATGTAGATAAATACAAATTCTCTCACCTTGCTTCAGCGCTTTTATTCATTCCATATGGAGTGACAGTAGATGAATTCCAGCACTGGATATATGAAAATCCTGAGGCTACTGCTGATGAGAGAAAAGCAAAGTGGAGAGAAATAGAAAAAAATTATCTTCCATGGAGAGACTATGCAGGAAATGAGCTGTTAGAAAAGGGTGGGTACTGGTTTAGACAAGGACATATATTTTCAAATCCTTTCTATTATATAGACTACACTTTGGCTCAAGTATGCGCACTTCAATTCTGGATTAAGCAAAATGAAAATAAAGAAAAAGCTTGGAGCGAATACGTAAGACTATGCGAAACTGGTGGAAGCGAGTCTTTCTTAAAGCTAGTGGAAGTTGCAAATCTAAAGAATCCATTTGTGGATGGAACCATAGCTTCAGTAATTCCGCAAATTAATGACTACCTTGATAAGGTAGATGATAAAAAGCTATAA